GTAGAGAACCCAGCAGACATAATTTCCCGAGGAATGTCTCCCATCCAACTTCAGTATCAGCGTTTGTGGTTCAAGGGGCCTCTCTGGCTGTGCCAGGAGAAGAGTTTATGGCCATCCAACAAACCAAGAGAAACAATTGATTCCTCACTTCTGGAAGAGAAATCAATCATAGCGTTACCCACGGTAATCGAGCAGCCTAATGAAATATTCTCGTTGCGTTCATCGTTATTTGAACTGACTCGTGTAGTTGCATTGATAAATCGATTCACACATAATTGTCAGCCTAACGGGAACCAACCCAAACTCACAGGGTTCCTCACACACGCTGAGCACGAAAATGCTATGATTATACTGATTCGGCTCTCCCAGAGGGAGTCGTTTGCAGCTGAGATTTCCGCTTTGCGAAAGGGTCATCAAATATCAACCAGTTCATCGATTGCTACGTTGAATCCAATACTTATCGATGATGTCTTTCGTTTTGGCGGCCGGTTGATGAACGCGTCGATTTCCTCAGATAGAAAACATTCCATTATTCTCAGTCATCGGCATCCACTCACTAAGTTGATAATGGTACAATACCACCGAAAACTTTTTCACGCAGGGCTGCAGCTATTGGTTTCCACCGTACGTGGAAAATACTGGCCTACCCGTATTAGACGACTAGCAAACACAGTACTTCATGAGTGCGTATCCTGTTTCCGCACCAGACCGAAGGTTCTGGATCAATTAATGGCGGATCTACCATCTGAACGTGTGTCTCCGGCTCCTCCATTCTTGAAGGTTGGGGTCGACTACTGTGGACCATTCCCTGTTGTTTATCCTGGACGTCGCGCTGTTCCAAGGAAATCCTTCATCGCTATTTTTGTTTGTCTGGTGACGAAGGCGGTGCATTTGGAGCTCGCAGGAGATTTGACCAGTGGAGCCTTCCTTGCAGCCTTCAAGCGATTCATAGCCCGTAGAGGAAAACCTGCTGTAGTAATGTGTGATAACGCCCTCAATTTCGTGGGGGCCAGACGAGAGTTGGACGTCCTACGTCAGCTCTTTTTGAATCAACAGTTCCAGGAATCAGCGGTTCGTGAAGCAGCTCAAGATGGCACAGACTTCCGGTTTATTCCTCCTCGATCACCTAACTTCGGAGGACTTTGGGAAGCAGCGGTGAAGTCTTTCAAAACGCATTTTAAAAGATCAATCGGTGCTCGAGTTTTACAGCATAATGAAATGCAGACAGTTGTGGTTCAGATGGAATCCGTGCTAAATTCCCGTCCGTTGACTCCAATTAATAATGATCCCAGCGATTATGAAGCGCTAACCCCGGGACATTTCCTTGTCCAGAGACCTCTGTCAGCTATACCGGAGCCGTGAAATACCAGAGAACAGACTCTCTATGTGGCAACGGGCGCAATCGTTTGTGCAGCAattgtggaaaaaatgatctgtgcaataCCTTTCCGATCTCCACAATCGCACCAAATGGACTCGTCAACGCAACAATATATCGACGGGTACCATGGTCCTGATGAAGGAGGACAACCTTCCACCATTAAGGTGGAGCCTTGGACGCGTGGTGAGTACTCACCAGGGACCCGATGGCAACATTCAGGTTGTTACAGTACGAACAAAGGATGGCGAATATAAGAGAGCGATATCGAAgatatgtgttcttccgatcCAGGATAACAATGATGTATCGACGCAGCAAGATTAATGACCCAGAAACGAATCTATAACCAGTCCAGCGTTCTCCAACGACATGAGGAGAAATACCATTTAGGTTTGTTAGAGATAAACTCTTAAAACTCGGCGTTCATCGCCAGTGTTGATCTGCTAGATCAATGCTCGTTCACCAGTGTTCCCCCCGTCTCTTAATCACCACGTACCCAGCCAAGCATTGACTTCGCATAAGCAGTGTTCCAGATCAATTTGTACATAATGTCCCACTGTCGGGGGTTCCAGCACAAAAGCACTAGGAGTGATGCTGTTTTGATCGGACGGGTCAGAACTGTCACTCCAATGGTGTTGTTCGTTAAGTACCATAAACTTTCTTTCCTGTTACGGCATTGACGCGTTCTTCCATCCAGGTACCTCCAACCACAACAATCCCAAACTCAGCATTAACCCATCGACATCAGAAGTCATAGAAGCAACCATATGAGTATCCGTAGCAGAAACAATGCATTATACGCAGATGCAGCAGTAAGGAAACCGGCGGGGTCGCTCGCGGACTTGGATTATCGACGCCGGCTGTATCACAGTTGACGGAGTCAACCCTAGCTCCCGTCCTCGACGCTACCGGTCTACGTGAAAAGGCAGTCCAATTAATAAGTGAATTGAATTAAAACGTtgtaaaattttgttgaaaccgATACGGTTTTCAAGGCGGCCGGGAATGTTTGAATTATAATCAAAAAGTCGGTCACCCTATGCGCGAAACTACTACCTCCTCGACTAAGCTCAGCTTCCGTTAGTGGTTTCTGTATCAATAGAATAGCTGAATCAATAGGCCAGTTAGATCATACCCATTGGAGTGTATAGTTCGTGCGTTCGCTTAGAAGAGTTCAACCGTTTATTTGAATATATCGTTTACCACTTAATCCTTGGCTATTTTATTATCCCGCCACCCGAAATCCAGTGTAATAACATATCCTGTTTGAACAGCCAGCTTGTGTATTATTtttgcgaggacaagaatgaatcatcaatcaaccaaCTTCAACTGCTTCAACAGAACCACGCAACTCATCGACCCTCTTTTCAGGGTAACCAAACCTTATTATTGAAGAGTTATTTGTATAATCAAgattaatttcaaaacaataacCGAATTAAATAGAATAAATAATTTTGTAGTCTTACAggaaaaatgcggtcgtgtctgggGCATAAcctccaatatttttttcaactttggaAGTGCGCTTCTCAACTCGCAACTCGAAACTCAGAACCTGTATCTTGTACCTGGAAATTGAATATACATTTACTGTGTATGCAATCTGGAATCCCGGAGGTCTTCGTAGTCACAACGGTTGCGCGTCCGTTTATTATTGAACGGCCGTCGAAGTGAACTTTGCGATTAAAAGCCTCTctagtagaaaaaaaaacaatcaatcaaTCTGAATCTAAGAGCTGAAGTTTTAGATTTCGAGAAATTAATTTGTAATAGGGAAGATAAATATGGAatccgaaaaaaatatgatttttggaaTTGGAATCTGAATACGGGTTGGAACTCGTATCTGAAGTCTATGTCGAGAATTAATGATTATGAAATCGAATGATGATCATTCATGAAATCGAATCGAATGAAAATCAGGAATCTATAGGTTACATCTGGAATCTGATACTTGAGTTGCTCTGAACCGCCAATTTGAGATTCTGGCTTTCCGAATTataaatctgaaatttgaatctgGAAACCGAAtattaaaatagtaaaattgaaTCATTGCACGGAATCGTCGAACCTAATCAGAAAAACGTATCTGCAAATTGGATTTCAGAAtcttaaatttgaaaataaagaaTCGGAAATATGAACTCAGAATTCGACATTGACGCCTTTATCGAATGTTCGAATTCCTAAAACTCTCATTTGGATATGATATCGgaatctgtataaataaaaatggaaggccaaatgtgttggttgtCGCAAACCCGAGTAAGGGATGCGGagcgaaaaatcggaaaatcggaaaattttcggtgaTGAGcgatgttagtccattcgatgtttgcgctagagaaattgatctttgttcgaaagtggaaataagcTTTCAGGCGAaagaacgcactcctatatcttctatcttgtATAACTAAAAATGGAAGACCCAATGTGTTGGCAAGCGCCAAACCCGATGAAGGGATGTTCCAATTTGAGCCGTATTTATTTTGCTGTATTCGTCTCTCACCGTAGATCGAAAATCGGAAACTTTTCGGAAAATTTCGAAGGAAGCTAGGAagtttcggaaaattaaattcccacatgttctgcATTTACATCTTGATAAGCTCTGTtaatccattcgatgtttgtgctaatgaaattgatctttgttcgaaagtgacaATGTATTTGCAGATGGAATACGGCGTGTTCTGACGTGTTTTTAGAATGAAAACGATATAAAAAAGGTAATAGACAGACTTAATTGCTTCACACCACCGTATTTGTTGACAGCCATCGCGAACTCATTGATTTGGTCCCTTTCTATTATCGAAGCTGTAAACtacgaagttcattcgcctcaacCTTGAAAAAGACTATCTCGAAAATCGATTAACGTATAGTTCAGGGATTAAAGACATAACCGTTCCCTTGGTAAGAAAAAGCCAATTTGGgctggacgaagttcgccggatcagctagtccTAGGATAGAAAGTTTAATCCTAAGGCTAAATCTGAACTGATCaagatttaaatttaaaattgaaaattcgcaTTTGGAatctgtgtctgaaaatagtaACTCCGGATTTTCGATTTCTCAATCCAGATTATGAACCCCGGATTATTCCGTGTACCGTATTACTATGAATATGCATATAAAAATATCTTTGTATAGATAATCTGACGAATCGGGgctgaaaaatgaaattcagaATTTTAGGAACCAGGAATATGAAATTTGAATCTAAAATATAGAATAGAGAAGGTGAAGCCGGAATTCGTATGTGGAATCTCCATATTGGAATCTAAATACAGCAATCCGAATATAATGAATAGTATTTAACaactaacagaaaaaaaaagatttatggAATCTGTAATGACTAATCTGATGTCTGGAATTCCGAATTTTCGGATTCTTATTCTGAAATCTAAATAGGGAATTGGAAATCTGGATTTGGAATCTGAATTGGAGTTTTGAATATTGACAGAAAGTCTTCAATGGTAAATGAGAGTAACAGGCTTGACATTAATGTTGAATTCAGCCTCGcaaagatgaaatttttattttattcgataGCTCAACAAGGAAAGCAGATCTCGAAACTTTCAATCTCTCTTTTCCGCAAAGGGGGTCTTCGTTTTCATGGTTGAATTTTGGGATGGTACTGATGTAGCGGCAAGGTACAATTTTAAAGATCgcattttttcgagatgacaccagatctcgacgtttcatgcatttttaagtcatttggcaacgaattttttttttcgattttccaaatttccgattttcgattttcgaggATCCAAATTTTGAGCGCTTCGAggcatccctaaatcatgtccgattgagctgaaacttcgcAAAGGtctttttttttgggccaataaacgaattgtacatggtcggtttttgaaattcgatgatgttttttttccatacatccattgccaccctaatgtttaTATCTGATACACAcgatattgttatttttatttgttaccATATTGTTgtgttttatttattgaaaatgTTCAATAATGATGACGGTGGAGCAAATATGCTCGTGCATTGACAtaaggaaacaaattgcgacatttcGACTAAcatggcaagaatgaatcatgcatCAACCTACCTCATTTGATTCTGTAAAACGTTCAGTCTTTTTCAGGACCAGCAGCATTTCCTACAgagtttgttttattatttcaatccatttggaaaaactcaatttttcaACAGTCAATAAATCGATCGTGTCCTGAATACGACTCCCTATTACATTTCACAACTTTCTGCTAGCTTAGGCTGATTTTTGGGATAAATCGTATGATTGATCAGGGTACAATGCTAGACAGTGAAAAGATTTTCCCGCCTAACAGATGAAAGCGCAGCAGCATCAACTACAGTATCTTGAGCGCCACTCTCTGTGCAAGAACACATCTCTTTGCTAATCTTGTAATAATTTTCCAATAAAATTTATCTTGACTTTCCGACTCATTGTGCAAGAACCTTCGGAGAAGCGGAGGCTTTTATCCAGACCAGCATATCAGCTCAGCAGTGCCCTCACTCGAGTCCAATTTATGTAATTGCCTCCGAAGCCTTTGATCTCTGGGCAAACTGTTGTTGTCTCTCTCTATAGTCGTCGTCTCCCCGGACCGTACAATCTAATCTTACTTGTCCATAATTATCGCACAGACgtatctttctctctctcgaAGTGTGTAGGCAAGACGATGACGACTTGCATGGTTGCAACTTTTTCTGTGCACTGTTCCGAGAGCCTTCCAGTCTCTGTGACAAATGGCCTAACTAGCAAACCTAACCAGGCTGGCAGGCCGGATACCACGGCAGCAGATATACATATCTGCTCCAGGAGGGGGCgcatactgctgctgctgctgctgcaccaCGTTTCGTCACCCGGCTATCATTTCGTCCACGAGTGACGACGCTTTTCTTTCGTGCTGAAAGTGAACCCCGCACTTCGTCCATATAAAAGTTTTGCGCGCTCTGATGgtgtaaaattaaattaaactttGCTACTTCACAATTTATCCATCATCTATCATCAACCGTTGTTGTGGTAGAGAGCGCGTCGAGGAAATCGGTTGCTTCGCGCAGCCGGGGGAAGACCGAACAATTTCTCTTGAAGCCTTGTATGTCCTTCCCGTGGCCACCGCCAACGAAGAAACTTGATATTCCCCGGCagaaaaaggcgaaaaaatcTTATCATCAATAAATGAACGGAAGAACCGAAAATAGATatggaaaaaaagaaataaataaaatgctaTTCGGATGAGAGAAGCCATCGATGTGTCCTGAGAAGCGCAAGTGGATGAATTGTATTCCTGGGGTGACCTCTGGGGCCCGTTCGTTGGAGAAAAGCGGTACAGCGGCGCCAGAATCGGGAAGAGTGACAGGACCGAGGTATTCCGAGTCAAATCAAATCAGCTTCTTCGCAGCCGCGATGTCTTTCGTGTGTGTTTAATGGaaggaaaataaactttctccggtAGATAAttcaatatctatatatatatataaaaattgatttctgtctgtctgtctatctatctgtctgattcttatggactcggaaactattcAACTaatcgacataaaaattggtatgtgggggtttttggggtcggggaaggttcttatgataattcgagacccctccacccctctctaaagggaggctgccatacaaatgaaacacaaatttttgcgttactcgagaattaatcaagcaaacgaaaccaaatttggcatgtggaggtttcaggatgcaCTAAATATtcctacggtggttagacactccttccccctctctaaggggggctgccagacaaatgaaacacaaatttctgcattactcgagaattaatcaagcaaacggaaccaaatttggaatgtgtaggttttaggatgcaataaaggtttctatggtgattaaacactcctcccccctatctaaggggaggctgccatacaattgaatgacgttaacgttcccatggaacttttgccgtctcaacgtatgcattaactagcgtcatttattaatacttagttgagatttcttaagccaaataacacgccttgaatgtattccgaggggcaagctctagaatacgcgcaaccacagtgcaagtcgaaggaaatttctttgacgaaaatcccccggccagaacgggaatcgaacccgaacacccggcatgataatgtgagacgctaaccactcggccacggatgcaccacaaggctgccatacaaatgaaacataaatttctgcataactcaagaactattcaagcaaacagaaccaaatttggcatgtggaggttttaggagacaaTGAGTGTTTCTAGGGTGGTTTGATAGACCTCCCCCTCGCTACAGGGGTTGGTTTGTctaaataactcgagaactaatcaagcaaatggaatcaaacttggcatatagaggttttagtgATCGATTAAcgcttctatggtggttcgacactccttccccctctctaagggaaggctgccatacaaatgaaacacaaatttctgcataactctaatgagaactgatcaagcaaatcgGGCCAAATTCGCCATGTGTAGGtcttagggggcacgaaacatttctacggtggttagataccccttctCTTCTCCCCAagtggagggctgccatacaagtgaGACACGAATTTCTGGGTAACTCAAGAGcataatcaagcaaaaggaacgGAATTTGatatatggaagttttaggaagcaataaatgtttctatggtgatttgacacacctaccccctctctaagggcaaggggactgccatacaaatgaagcacaaacttATGCATAACTGggaccctccctcctctggaatggagtggGGGTCACATAGCAATAAtacatatatttcaaccaaacatgacaattgaaaattttcggaaaactctgaaggaaaataggaaaaattcaattcgcatgttctacaattacatattgacaagcgttttcagtccatttgatgtttgcgctaacgagattgatcttcgttcgaaaatggaaatggattttaatgtgataaaaagcACTCATATataatcttctatctatataaataaaaatggatcgccaaatgtgttgataacagTAAAACTCAagagaggaattgtccgatttagggctgtctttattctatcatattttctgtatcaagcatttattccaagtaacggagagacatgttatttgtaagtggttgaaaaatcttgaacgataattgtctctgaaaatataatctgatattataatgacgagttttgatagaagtactaggaattttatagtgaatgGTTATTTTAGAGGGTTGATTAGaagttcaatcaatgaacaattctgcgattggacccatgaacagcacttaaagggtgtgtcacatcaaattgcatcacggaaaaaacgctgtagaaattttatttttaggaattatatcttcagctttcgcttataatcagataagagtgtatagatcacgttggccatgcttcattgtcaatttttcgtaaatttggaaaaatgtcgtcgaacgaagaagagcgtcgtgaattaatcctgtgcactcatatCGAGAATCcgtagttgtcacatcgggacatcggtaagatgctgggaatcgtccaatccacggtcagcagagtactaaaacgatacttcgagaacctaaccatcgaccggaaggtgaagaacggcaaaaatggatgctccgtcagtgaaaaagatcacaagcgcgtagttaagcagtttagacgtgatccgagaagttcggtccgggatgtcgccaataagctgaatttgtcaagttcattcgtccagcggaccaagcagcgggagggcctgcgtacatacaaggttcagaaggctcctaaccgcgacgaaaggcaaaacatggtgtggaagacgcgagcccggaagctgtacaccgaaatgctgatgaagccgcattgcctggtaatggacgatgaaacctacgtcaaagcggacttttgtcagctgccgggcctgttgttcttctccgca
The Toxorhynchites rutilus septentrionalis strain SRP chromosome 2, ASM2978413v1, whole genome shotgun sequence genome window above contains:
- the LOC129765853 gene encoding uncharacterized protein LOC129765853, with translation MSPIQLQYQRLWFKGPLWLCQEKSLWPSNKPRETIDSSLLEEKSIIALPTVIEQPNEIFSLRSSLFELTRVVALINRFTHNCQPNGNQPKLTGFLTHAEHENAMIILIRLSQRESFAAEISALRKGHQISTSSSIATLNPILIDDVFRFGGRLMNASISSDRKHSIILSHRHPLTKLIMVQYHRKLFHAGLQLLVSTVRGKYWPTRIRRLANTVLHECVSCFRTRPKVLDQLMADLPSERVSPAPPFLKVGVDYCGPFPVVYPGRRAVPRKSFIAIFVCLVTKAVHLELAGDLTSGAFLAAFKRFIARRGKPAVVMCDNALNFVGARRELDVLRQLFLNQQFQESAVREAAQDGTDFRFIPPRSPNFGGLWEAAVKSFKTHFKRSIGARVLQHNEMQTVVVQMESVLNSRPLTPINNDPSDYEALTPGHFLVQRPLSAIPEP